A stretch of DNA from Tigriopus californicus strain San Diego chromosome 11, Tcal_SD_v2.1, whole genome shotgun sequence:
CCCAGGGATGAAACCAAGAGATCTTCCATGAAACAGATGATGACTGAGGATTTAAAACAACTGTTGATGGAGAGCTTCTTTCAAGAGGTCCTGAATACTCGGCGGAAAAAGTAATCGATTTTAGGATGTTGTATTTGGACAAAAACTGTGATTGTTAAATTTCTTGCTTATTGTCTGTTTAGTATTTTTATTGTATCAATAAAACGCCACTTTGTCTTTGATTCATCATCACTTGTGTCTTAAAACGCAGGCTTATTAACCCACTCTTTTAGACATTTTTCAGTAGTGGCTGGTCAAATCAACTCAATAATAACACTACTGTAACTTTTAGTCTATTACGGCTGTGCAAAACGTTCAGACTTTTTGATTTTCACACATTTAAAAAACCAACCTTTCGTGGTGTCTCAACCCTCCAACCTTGACATTCACCAATAGAATATGTATTCCATGATGAACCGGTCTTTCCCTAGCAAGACTTTGTTTGGGAGACCGTTGAATAATGCTGGTGGAGTCAATGGCGAGTATTCTCGTCGCTTATCCCCTTGACGGCTTGACCACTTTGCCTtatgcttcaaccaatctgaatCAATAATTTAGGTCGACGCGAAATTTAACTGGTTCTTTGAAGAGATCAAGCAGATAAGCCACAAAAGTATCAACTTATGACTCCTGCTCAGCAAAGGCAAAAATCGACTTAGAAGGAATTTCTGACAATATTTACCATGTCATGGCAGAAAGGGGGAAGAAAATGGCGCTACTCGTAAGTGGCTAAAATGGCCGTTGctcctcaaaatgcttgaCCTAcatgcaaaacaattttcaatgatctaaAAAAGTAATGGCATGATCCTTGCTTGCAAATGTACCCAATTTAGAAgcaaacaagtttgaaagtaACTTAACTTTGACCAATTCCACAAATATTGTGATACATCTTTATGTATAGCTCCTAAAGTATTATCCACGAGCTTGAAACAGCTGCCAAAACAAACGTACATCTAGTCATTCacatcaaaatgatatttgaataCGGCATACATACAACATTGGTTATCATCCAAAGTAATTTTGACTACAAATAgattatggtgcgtctacacgacaaataattcggcaaataattagccatttcacaaacattgttgcccatatcacaaacatttctcggtttgaacatgttcaaagattgtttgccaaatagaaaatgtttcatAGACGACAGCATCCCCGCCAGTCATgcgaaccaaggtgtccattttcagtaatcaTGGAACTTAACTCACTCGATCCACGATGATTTAtagtgaagaaaaatggattaATTGTAGTTCATCGTAATTCAGCGGCCTTGCGTcacaaaatggaaacaaaatgtaaacaaggtctgtcattggttgaaagtgtgGGTAAGCAAcatagataactccataaaTAGATCGATCACGGGAGCATGTTTTCGGTTCAGCTGTCGCtaggtgtcaaaaagttccgttCGTAGTCAAAATTCCTAAGGCAACTATGatacaaatctgaatcgttgacggtgcGTGCAAATTCTGAGCTGAAACTCCTAATACGACCCCTTGCCGAGCAATTGCTCCCCTCTAGCACCTTTCAAAAAACGGGTTAGAGAAAGCTAGCTGTCCAACCACAATTTAATACTGAAACGTTGAAGGGGCtccatttgcaattttcatccatgtcgTGGAAACACTTACCTGAAACCAAGGACCTGtaacaagcctgggttcaggctgacctcaaGAGGTGTTGGAATTATCtcgattacgtaaaggtgtaGTCACGTTgcccacattgaagcaaatttgttgggagattgaaacgaaattccgaatgcctcatcattgcgttgcaatttcggatacattttgctacactttcgagatgcgttgctaaacaagggcaattaatagaatatgtgatttgctctgctagtgttccaatcttttgaacatgttacgtgtgttatgcccaaaaagcatgtttttatactgctctttctacatgcatatttgtaagaatcacaagaaattaaaagaaaacaagactaacgaacgattcatgggaatgattaAACTTTCCTAAAGGGAAATTTCACGAAGTGTGATTGTCACTTGccacccagcgtcagctgaccttaaatcatgctcatccagtacaactcctgtggagcttgagcattctagttatttggttttctatggtaaGCAAAGTCGACGGAGTAAacaatccctgtcaaagtgaaaacGCGATAGAgacgggaaattcaaactgaacagaaatcgtcattttcaaggtcaaagttcatgttccagtcaataattttgaccaaaaatgttacGACATTCCGACATTTTTGCAGctgtttcagaatcaatcacaattggaatcctttttgcatcatactctgggctagaaaggaaaaaaacgttCCGACCAGTAGATAGCTTTCTAtctaatgtcggcaaatcccctatgtactgtaaacttgatgattaccatatgcaaaaaaactgcaaattgCAACAATGCTAGAATTCAAAATAGATTGTCGCTTCTTTCAattaatgatcatttatcaaacaaaattgagtggctaagattaatacaaaaagaatgtttcacctaacatgatttcactaaagaattggccaaaagcaaaattagttacccttggaaaatgatgaactttcGAAGTCCGCGGTTGGCCCTCAACCTAAGAGCAGCAggaagttgggattgtacagtattcagagaaggtgcgaaaggcatctgatattgtacgttttcaaaagcattcttgaGCTTTGCCCCAACCCAGGAATTAgtgtcaattctagtgactgaAGAGGttaaatgtgcattttgagagcaccttcaagccctcgaaaatccaggccagttaaaacaaagaagtccacttctcttctttctcgtgctccttcattgttcactttgctgccttcaaatattcgtagggcttatgtaggcgttcatccaatagcaggatttaagtcagacttggataagtttttgactaaaattcccgatcaaccttatattcaagggttagccagatcagccaactctaattcattagaaaatcaaataacatataaaaattaatttaaaatgaataaatttctcggcTTGcggggattccaatcccagtagcggtaagaaagtccgtAAAAACAAAGAGTTGAATGAATGCCCGAGATCCCCTCCACTTATTTCTGCCAATGGTTTGCTCCCCTTatcatttttagctttttaaTGGCTCAAGGCACTGTGAAGAGACATTGACGATCATCCCATGCAGTcatgaagataaaaaaaattctacTGTGACCAATGAAAACCGCGAAATTTCGCGAAGAAGCATAATTTGTACATGTATATTTTTCAACAGTTCTAATGTCACTTATGCCTTCGTAGTAGTGAATTAGCCCGTATAGGCTTTACCAGAACTTTAATAtaaaatttcaacaaattgttattttgacTATCTCTCGACAACTTTGACAAGTAAAGGTTCTTTAGGAGCAGAAAGGAAGGCACCGGGATCCAGGGTGAATTTATCCACTGTCTCGGGGGTAGCTACAAATTTGTACTTCCTCAGTACGGCAAAAAGTCCCAGTTTGGCCTCCAAGAGTGCAAATCTCATGCCAATGCAATTCCTGGGTCCTTGACCAAATCCGAGGAAGGCGTACGGATGTCGGTTCGATTTGGCTTCTTTGGTAAACCGTTCAGGGTCGTACTTTTCTGGATCTGGGTAGATGTCGGGATTAGCGTGAATGGCCATGGCATTTATATGAACCTCGTTTCCTTTCTTCAGAAGAATATCAGTGCCTGGAATAATATAGTCCTTGGTGCAAGCCCTGGTAATAAGGCCAAGAACTGGATTTAATCTCAAAGTCTCGTGTAGGACCATGTCTAGATAAGGTAGACTCTGAATCTGATTGTAGTCAGGGTGACCGCTTTCGTTCTCCATTTCTCCCACACATTCCATGATTTCTTGGTACAACTTTTCTTGgatgtcttcatttttggccaagaaataaCTAGTGACTGCCATTGTTTGAGCTGTGGTGTCATATCCGGCTACCAGAATGACCAAGGCTGTGGCCACCATTGTGATCTCATCAACTTGCTTGTGCACCACTTTGTGGTTCAATTTGGCATCCTTGTCAAATTGACCATCCTCTTCTTTGTCCTGTTCAATAGGGATCTCGGCTTTCATGGCGTCAATCATCAAATCCACAAGATCATTTCGTCTCGTTTTGGTCTTCACTCGATGCTCAATGGTTCCCTTAATAATATCATAAAAGAACATGGTGACATCTTTTTTGTTAATTGGCGTGTCAAATATGTTCATAACAGTTTTTCCGCCAGGGATTAGCGCCATAATGATTCTCATCATATCTGCTCTAGAATTCCGGAAAACAGCTCTAGCATTCATGGCAAAGGTCGAATCATTATCTTGGAAGGACTTGGCATTCACACCAAAGGCGCAAGTGGCGATGGTATCCATGCTGAACTTTCCgaacttttctttcaattcgaatgtttttccacttttggcTTCTTCGCCCACACTCTTGACGAGGTCATTGGTAACTTCATAAATGAACTTTATCATTCCCTTGAGTTTGCCAGCGGTAAAAACAGGTGTGAATGTGGCTCGCGTGTTTTTCCATCGGTCTCCTGGCAAGGATGTCATTTGATTGGCCCAAAGTTTGTCCACAAAATGTCCACCAGCCAAGAGTTTTGTAAAATCCTCGCCTTGTCGGTCGACGAAGTGGTCGAAGTCTTTGACCATGATTTGTTTGGCCATCTCCGGGTCACACACGACCATATTTGGTGCTCCAAACACGTAATTACCGTAGAACTTTGGGAAACCAAGGGCAATGGCTTGGTTCCTGGCCATATCGTTCATATTGATCTTTTGTTTGAATGAATTCCAGCAAAACACTGGTGAAGATCCAAACGGAAACTCGGGCGGAGGGAATGGGACATTGTGGTCTTTCCAAAAATTCCATTGTCGTCTAAGCTTGATATAGAAATAACCAATGATGCACAGAATTCCGATGATGATCTCCGGTATCATTTTGAGAGCGTGTTTTGAACTCCTTCTTGTGACTGTTTCTTGCAGACTGGCTGGCAGCTTGTGTTTGAATCTCCCTGCTAGGACATGGAGTCCATGGCTAGGACCGACCTCTCTTAAATAGTAAACTGGAGTGTGTTTGTGGCCGTTTGAAACGTTCACTGTGCCCGTTTGACTGCAATCTCCATCCTCATTGTGATGAAACGGTTCTGTACAAAATGTAGAAAGATGGTTGCTTTGCCATTATTGGCGTTTTAGCCCAAGTAAAAGTGCAGAACACACTATTAAACAATCGAAATGTGAAATTGGTCGACGTTTGTTCGATACTTTTTAAGGCCAAGAGCTCTGTCCTACGTTGTGAAGGAGCGAATAGACCCGTGCATAGTCCTAGGCGAgttcgagtccggactcgagtcttttacttcAGTCAGGTTTTATAAAATTACTCGCCTTGCGAATTCTacgaaaaatgaatattttttttcttgaagagtccggactcgagtcagccaatttttccaaaatgccTTTAAAAAGACAGCTGTAAGACTTGGCAATAAGTTAAAATATTGTCAgtccatttttcgatctttcaaGACGTAAAGCAAAACTTTCAACTtagcatgtgctaaatagatgtttatgaaatttcatgtCAATATATAACTCAGAGTACTTTTGATACGGGTAGATTGAGTCTCAGCAAGGCTGGAACAAGTTgtaaaatctaaaaaaatatgtttttgaaggTTGAGATGTTTCTGTTTGTTCTAACCGCTAGCGGCAAAAAGAGCGCTATGGGCCATTTGGCTTGCCAATGGCTGCTGGGACTAGTTTGGCCCAAAAcgcattttttccaatttttagcGCCACCATGGCGTGAATTGCAAATGGtctagttttgaatcaaaattcagGCACCTAGGcactcatttcattcaaaaactgacaaATACTGCTAATTTCAACACTTTTGTTATTGGCTCTTGCCACAGTCAAAACCTTGACACATCACTTCCTAAGTCAAAATGGGGCGAGCCTGCAAAGGTGTGAACAACAACCTCCTCGAGCATATCCTATTAAGATAGGActtaattcctttttttttggtttgtttttactagcttttctaaccgttacaaggaatgcaatccccagtactataaaaatgaaaggttataattcgtcgatttattacctttcaatctttatatgatacttggtctaccaacgaattcaAGATTGCTTCCTTCTCCAAGAGGACCTTAATAatgtatacaaatgggtcgaCGAGAGCaaatgaaactaaatggaTCTAAATTCCAGGTCATATCATATGGCTCATCGGCTTTCCCTCCACATTACTTAGAGGGAGCTGAGATTGAAATTTTCTCTTGCATCAAAGACCTCGGTGTTACTCTTCAGCATGATGGAAAATCAATATTCATCTCAGCGAGAAGGTAACTAAAGCTGTTCAGATGTCAGGCTGGGCCTTACGCACCTTCAAGATCAGGGATAGGGTAGCTTTGGTTACCATCTACAAATCCATCGTGCAACCCCATCTGGACTATGCCTCATTGATTAAGCATCTACGCCTGTACGGGGTACAAAGGAGACAATAACGGTATGccatattacatacttttaaaTATATCCATGAGCTGTCCTATAGCACGGACATTAATTTCGTCCAACGAGACAATGAACATGTTAAATGTATCCAACCTCATCGGAACTACGACAAGAATGCTACTGATAAATCAATTatgcgccactcatttcttgagagaggcccaagACTCTACAACAAACTGCCCTCCTCCCTTCGAGTCATCTatattgaaaaaatgcattttaattACATTGGTTGGGATGATTTGGAACCCTGACTTTCTAGGTTTTCTGGTGACCTTAGCTAATATAATGATTCCCTTTAcatgaacaaaattgtttgaattCCTAGTGACAAAAcgaatttgtcatttgatgAAATTATTAAACGCTCACTAATTCTGTATTTTTATCTTTCTCGTTGTTATTATAGGGTTATCTAacaattttttgcccttttggtCACTTCCATTCGTCACTGCTTTCATGCTTTGCACGCTTGTTCAGTAATTAAATGCAATATAGCTATCAAATACAatcgaacttcgatttaacgaaTCTCTATTTAACGATATTTTTGCTGCTTACCAAATACTATATCTACTTCTAAAATCATTTTAAGTCTCGATTAAACGATAAACGATATGTTAGCAGCAGACGGACAATATTgttaaatcgaagttcgactGTAAATTTATGTACATACGAGTAACGTATTGATCGTACTTCTATGGTATTGTATCGGAGAAGAAAGGAGGAAGACGTTAAAGAAACAATAATTGATGAGACTGATCATTGCGGCCAAAGATCCCTGGTAACGCCTCGTAGCACTCCAAATATGATGTGATGGACAATTGTATGTTCTTACTCCCATAGCCTTTGAGTTTCAGCTCAGCACCTCATAGAACGATATTGAGATCTAGAAACTGCTGAATTCGTATTGAAAGGCAAAGAGACCTTAAACTAGATAAAATTGTCTAGTTCTGAGGATTGCATGTTGCCCTCTTTAAATAACTAGTGCTTGGTTCACTTTTACTTCCAATGCTTACATAATTGTTCGAGGAACCTTTTCGTGACTTCAAAGTTAAGTGTTGAGTTTTGATCCCCGAATGTTTACTTTTTATCTTAACAATGCCCATGCTTCAGTATATCCGATCGTTCAGTTTATATCTACCATTTgtctttttcatattttctatGCCTTTCCTTTCATAAATCATATTCCTACCAACAGGTGAAACAAAATCATGACGTTTATAACTCAATAAAGCAATTAATTATTTGCTATAAAAGCCATGGTCTTAAAAAAACCGTTGTCCTCAAACTACAAAGTGAGTTGAACATTTTCTCTCGGCAAGCATGAAGTCCTTTTTTCCGATTTTCCTTGCCTTTGCTGCCTCCAGCTGTTACgtaagttttctttttggcaACTTGGTTTGATATCGACTTGCAGgtaaattgaaagaaatccaCTTACATTTAACTAGGCCTCGATGGAGGAGCTCTCCTACACCGTTGAAGAAGTCTACAACTCAGGAGAGGTAAACATGTGATCTTTAATGGCTGGGACCCTTTCCAATTCTATGGACAACAACCCTCTTGGTCTAACTGTAGTTGATTCGGGGTTTCCGATGTCATTGTTCATGTAAACTAGTTTAGTTTGGAGTTCTATTTTTTCACAAACCTTTTTTATTCCAGTTTGAGCGACGCAATTTTGCCACAGGTCAAGCGTTTGCTTGTACTAATGCAAGTTATTACAATGGCAATCCTATTAGAGTTTTCTTGGCTCTTAAGAAGTATATTGATGGCGACAACGACAAACGTAAgtgagaaaacaaaattgcaaattacCAAACTGCCTGTAAAGAAGCCATGTCGTTCCAAAGCTTAAAGTTCACTCATAGAACTGTGTAtcacaaatgaaaacaatcaaGAGAGTTTGGTTTTCAACACTTTTTTGAGATTTGgttgacgatttttttttaaataagaaTGAAGAGAACAATCTTTACGAAACAAAGCGAGCGAGATTGATATTTGATGAAAGAACCTgatgaacaaaacaaaaattatttAGGAGTAAGTTACACAGTAGTCTTGATCTACCGGTATGTACATCATAAAACGTAGTCAtgtgattttgaatttgattgggTTGGCCAGGTGCTCATTATGATGATTGTTATTTGTAAACTATTTAACCCACCTAACATACAAACATcttcaaaattaaaatatGCAAGCATCCCAAATTTCTTATGTTGAAGATATAAAGGCACCAAAAGTTGGGCTAGAAGGCAGAACCTAAACAGATTAGATCATTTCTAATCGTCTATTTTATTCCAGATATGATCATTCCCATGACTCTCCCTGTTTTCACCGTCCGTCATCTGGATAATGGGAATGTGGTCGAGGATCGAACCTGCCTCTACTTGGGTAAAGATTACGCACAATGTGCCCCCACTCCAAACTCTCCATACATTGAAATCCGACATCCTGGCGTGCAGATCGCCTTCACAAGGTATTCAGTAACTGCAATCAGAAGCTCaacttcatattttgaattcaGACAAGAAGGGTTTTAATTTTTGACTGAAGAGTCAAGGGTAGTTTAAATCTACGCCAAGACCTTGGTTGTAGTAGTGGAAATTATTGCAGCAATGTTTGACCTCCAAATGGACTACCAGAAAAGGGACATAATTGAAGAGCAAGTGAGAGTCCTCAAATTGGGGAGGAACATTGATC
This window harbors:
- the LOC131890197 gene encoding probable cytochrome P450 6a14 — protein: MIPEIIIGILCIIGYFYIKLRRQWNFWKDHNVPFPPPEFPFGSSPVFCWNSFKQKINMNDMARNQAIALGFPKFYGNYVFGAPNMVVCDPEMAKQIMVKDFDHFVDRQGEDFTKLLAGGHFVDKLWANQMTSLPGDRWKNTRATFTPVFTAGKLKGMIKFIYEVTNDLVKSVGEEAKSGKTFELKEKFGKFSMDTIATCAFGVNAKSFQDNDSTFAMNARAVFRNSRADMMRIIMALIPGGKTVMNIFDTPINKKDVTMFFYDIIKGTIEHRVKTKTRRNDLVDLMIDAMKAEIPIEQDKEEDGQFDKDAKLNHKVVHKQVDEITMVATALVILVAGYDTTAQTMAVTSYFLAKNEDIQEKLYQEIMECVGEMENESGHPDYNQIQSLPYLDMVLHETLRLNPVLGLITRACTKDYIIPGTDILLKKGNEVHINAMAIHANPDIYPDPEKYDPERFTKEAKSNRHPYAFLGFGQGPRNCIGMRFALLEAKLGLFAVLRKYKFVATPETVDKFTLDPGAFLSAPKEPLLVKVVER
- the LOC131890730 gene encoding heme-binding protein 2-like, translating into MKSFFPIFLAFAASSCYASMEELSYTVEEVYNSGEFERRNFATGQAFACTNASYYNGNPIRVFLALKKYIDGDNDKHMIIPMTLPVFTVRHLDNGNVVEDRTCLYLGKDYAQCAPTPNSPYIEIRHPGVQIAFTRQIGGFMTASSAATEYTSLKALLIQNGLGNQLETKYYAFARYNAPGAQGPRRNEVWIFKASN